The Spodoptera frugiperda isolate SF20-4 chromosome 2, AGI-APGP_CSIRO_Sfru_2.0, whole genome shotgun sequence genome includes the window gaaaaacaaaattaaagattcACGCTTTTCGTTTTTCCATTTCGTTCGTCAATATTTTGCtttcatacatatttgtttGAAATGGACTGAATTGACAGCAACGAGTTtgcttttacaaaataaaatatcaagtgAATTGTAAAAGCCTAAAACGTTTGGAAAACCGACGTAGGTACCTAGTCTGAGCTTACAAACACTATTTCTAGGGTTTTaagttgaaatattaaaaattccaaGTATCTAACACAAATACTggcgaattttgaataaaaattaataaatttaaaacgttTGATTTGCTAACATAAGACATAGGTTTTAAAGAGTTAAGGTTCCTAAACATTCCGAataatcgtttgaaagttaaataataacacGATATAGGGTTTTGATTAACAGTAGgtccattttaataattttgtaatatctaCGTTACCAAGTCTGTATATTTACCTCCATATTTGTTTACGAAACACTATGGAATATAGTAAGTTAGTAAGATAGGTAAATAATGCTAATATAGGTGTTGAAATCCTAGTATCGTGCAGGTCTCCTACATGAAATATGCATGTCCAAAGCGGAATAAATAATatcgtttataatattaggtatactCACACTGAATTGAAGAGGTACGCTCGCCCCTGGCTGCCTTGAAACGACTGGAAAATAGAGACATAATTTGTTAATgctacttatattttaaatttcagaAATGTGCTGTCGCCTTGTGTTAGGATGTAACTTAATTGACTAGTGTATGATAATAGGAAATCTTCGTGATCATATTACTGAACACTTATTGAACACAAAGATATGACGATTTGAATAttacctatttgcaaaataaatattatttatcatttgaatTAATGACAAAAAGTGGCTGTAGTGCTTACCCTGCACTTTGCGGATGCGGATGACTTTAGCATGAATAAGAAATGGTCACAATTTTTGTTGTGGCAGGCTTTTATATAATACCTTTaatttaatatgagtttgctttcgTTTAAAGacgattacttcaaacgtaaacaaaactcgttctaagggaacagatatttattttaattaaaatctttagaATAAAGCAGTTTGAAGAGACAGAGACATTCAAGTTACTCTCTAGAGAGAGAAGGATCATAATATGCTAATATTATGATCCTTTTACTACCTATTTATCCTACGTTTGGGGAAAAACTGCTGTCGAACGATTTTTAGTCATCGGTGAACGACTTAGTATGACTAACATGTCCACAAAGATTTCACAATAACAAGAATTGAGTCACAAAATGACTAGAAAACCGCAGAAGAAAGCAATGAAgtgtattttcaaaaattttcatGAAATAGTGGCTTTTTAaagggggggaatcatccaatgacttctcccgccttgagcaaagcgatagggagtgtcagactctaactgacaaaaagccaccccgttcctactcctaattttcaagccggagccccggtaacccgttaggtagtccgcagctccggacgatAGAGTTGTTGCATCGAAGAACGAAACGCCGAGGTATAAAATAAAggcaaaaatagaaataattgaaatgtacGAGGCCTAGTGTGTTGACCTAATTAATATCACCGAATAGACCACAAAGCACTCCATAGAAATGAAGATTAATTACTACTGTTCGTATTCATTTAAACAAAAGAGTTCACGAGTTATTCGTGTTGGTGTCAATAACAAATACTGGTAATTAATGCgcgaataaaaatgttttggttacGTACATTGACAGAAATGATTCATTGTCTAAGAATAGATATGCGGTAAAGATAGACAATAATGAaagaaagtcggttaaaaatacccttagtacgagtttactttacgtttaaagtacctATGCGAAatgacagcgcgttcggcgttctgattggccggctcgaataaactaaccaatcagagcgcccaaaagtaaaagtaaagcaaactcatactaagagtactgaaGGAAACTAAAAAAAAGATGCAAACGTATCAAAATTGAGAATGAAAGATAATCATAATATGAATGCGACTGAAAACAAAGTGATAAAAGTGGAGTAAAACAAAACAGATGAAAATGCAAGTAAAGGagtaatgcccgaatactcaaacgctactcaattttaagacgctgtcaagtgtagttctgtcactatcagttctttataaaatgacagagatagcacgatatttaagtacaacttaaaattgagtagcatttgagtattcgggcgtaaacAACAtaacatataggtacctataatatatctattatataaaaataagtcgggttttccttcctgacgctataactccagaacgcacgaaccgatttccatggttttgcatttgttggaaaggtatcgggttccgtgaggtttatagcaaaaaaaaatttaggaaaaaagacatggtggcgaaacggagttcgccaggtttgctagtgcCTTATATATTACCTTAGATATAAGCTCGTCATGGCTGGCCAAGTGTGCGCGGCAGTGTATGCAGCTGTAGGTGCGGTGCGCCGGCGGCAGGTACGCCTGGAAGGTCTTCACGGGGGTTCGCGCGGCCGTGGCGCTGCCGCCGCCCTCGCCTGCCACCCCGGCTCGGTTAGTCACCCCGTCACGCATGAGTGCCTGCTAGCTACCAACACATACCGCCGTCAGCTGCGTACGCGGCTGGCGGGCGCCCTAAGTGCACTATCAATGGCCGCCATGGAGGCTTCGCGTGCTCTTTGTTATTCATATCGAGGGTTGAATTTTGCAGCCATTTTTCAAAGAGAGTAAAGTGGATGTAAAATCCCAGGACTTCATAATAAACTGAATGCATAAAGCATTTCGAAAGCATATTTGAAAAGggaatctgtacccttagtatgagtttgctttagatttaaagtaatcgaaacgtgagCGTGTTCGGCCCTCTCATTGgacggcttgaataaaccaaccaatcacagcgccgaacgcgttctcgtttcgattactttaaacgtaaagcaaactcgtactaagagtactggagaaaaatatctcaaacgagactccaaaaataataattgtagcgTCATTGATTTTTTGGAAGCTGAGTGTTGCAAGTATAAGTGGTAACTTTCGTCACCATTCGAGATTTGGATGTCGTCCAAAATATGACCAAGTTAATGCAAAAGAAAATGCAATTTGCTGAAGACTTAGTGGAGTCCCCATTCTCTCATTGTGATGAAGTTTATTTACGTGCAAGAAGTGTGTTACGGAAATTGCTACCTACTTTGAAATTAACCCTCAGATATGAATCATTTTCACAgtattttaaagaaagttttCTGTAGCTGATATGGCTGTTTAGGTACATTTCACTCAGCCAATAAAACAGCTCACTTAAGCTATTTCTTTTCTCATTAGCCGTTTTGAAAAGAAGAATTGAGAGCCACAGACAACCTCAATCGCGACCACAGGAGTAATAGTGCACGTGGGGCGAAGTAACAGCACTCATGGGACAGTATTACATGGATGTGTGATTAGATACCAaatgtacgtaggtacttagtatTAACTAAATCATTGTACGTAACTTGGGTAGGATTGTTGTATAATCTTAGTACGGTAGtggttacaataaaaaatataagggttcccttttttgccatttggctaggAACCCTAAAACCATCACGGTTTTTGGTAAAAAGAAAGATTTCTGCCTTCAACAACTCCTGTTTCATTGGAAGTATTGAATCACCGCCATGTAGTAGTGCAAGGCTAGCATAACATGGATGAGGTCTGATGAACTTCACcaacttttatcgaaatgtaaCCACTACCGTACAATGATGTCAAAGATGCTATGAGTATCAGAAGCTGATTAAACTTAGAGAGCGTCGTAGACAAGCGTTTCCTAGGCGCCGGTAATTATATTTGGCACCGCTGCCACACAATGAGCAGTTCGGTAACCGTTTCTTACGTTGCCTcttatttatggaataggtggcaaacgagcaaatgaATCACCAGATGCGATCagtgccgctcatggacacctgcaacaccagaggagtaacaggtgcgttgcctgccttttaaaaaggagtatgctctctTCTTGAACGTTTGAAGCCTCTCTATTACTTGGCGTCCTAAGCTCTTGCCTAGTTTGCCTCAGGGATAGTACGGTTCTATCTCTGTATAACATGGCTAGGTAGATACGTTACCTGCCTGGCGCGAGCAGCACGCGCTCGCCGCCCACATCAGCCGGGAACACCGTCGGTCACCTGCCGCGCGCGCTCTCGCACCGCGCCGCGCGCACGCACTTTGATCCCGCCACCCTCTGTGAACAACAACAATAAGGACTATTATTCTTTGAACGGTTTGTACATTTCATCTTAAAACTACTGAGGAACGAAGTAACGAACGAAGGAACGAGGAATGAAACTCTAGTAGGCAGCTACTGAGCTTCAAATTTTAGACGAGATCATTTCTGCAAGACCGTTATAATGAAGTGATCTATTGTGGAAATCTGTTCCTTAGTCCAATTTGAAATCTGGTAATAAAGGGAAATTAGGATAAATAAAGATTTAGGGCACATCACAACCATAAAGTAATTGAACAAAGAAATTattgccttttttgagggaCGAAAATctcaaatcatccaatgtcttctttcggagtgtcagactctaactgactaaaaaccacctcgttcctactcctgctttttgagccggagccccggtttacctgctaggtaatccgcagctccggattagaaGAAATTACTGCCTTAAACCtctttttaaatagaattttgactactgaaaaactatttattgttcTCAGGGTTATTACTGAAGTCAAATTAATTAGCTTAGCAGCTAAAAGACTAGTATTGCTACCAGCTAGGCCTTTACAAGAACGAGGTCAGCGGTCCCAAGGGAAGCATGTCTCCAAGGCTGGAGTGCGCTTGCCGCATCCAATACTGTGATTGCATGGCCAAGTAATGATGTAGGGGATTGGGCAGGCAGGCAGATACTAAATGTATTTGACGCTTGAATATCAAATTATGTATATGATGAAATGTATAGAGTGCGGTGAAATGTGTAGAGGGGCAAAACTAGTTACTTTGGGACTAAAAATCTAGCTGTTTCCATAGTAATATTGAGAAATTCATTCTAGAAAATTCTCTCTCAATAGTTTTCTATATTCCTGATGCGCCCTTACATTGCACATTGTCTGTCATTCCCTCAATCACTAAGGATTTGAAAACTATGAAGTAGTACATATACGCTATCTGTTATCATCTGTTAGGCATTGAACTACATTTTAATCATTCACTAGTTCATGGATGTTAGCAGAAGCAAGTAATAACAGAAGAGTTGAAATAGTAAGTACGAGTACATATATCAGAATAATTGagtacaaacaataaaatacccGATTCACTTTCTCTAACAAAGCAATACAATTAAACCTTGGTGCAGTACTAAAAATAGCTGCTTTAAGCAAACAATCTTACTTTGTTTCTCTTCTTGTTTAAAAACGCAGCAGTACTGGCCAAATGCCAGCGCTTTGAAACGTATTCCATATTTGTAATTGCATTTTACTTATAAGAATATGAAATGAGCTGCCTGTATTTTCTACACAGGAAAGTGAAGAATAAATTCAAGAGCAATGCAGGTCAAGCTAATCCATTTCTTAAGAGATATTTAACCTTGTTCCTTtatgataaagttgaaattatgttattagttgAGGAGAGTTTGATGCagggttgccaacttttttacaataattaaagtatatttagggcagagaagtaaaataaacagtattttacaaaaatcaacagtattttattttctcaaaacatattttattttatagtgcttatcaattttatttcgaGTCATTTTTAAAACCTTCAGCCTCactacatttaaaatgtaattaaaataagtgaggagttaatttttttaatacctaaatTATGGGAAGCTCTTCtctattactgaaaaacaatattcaaacTTAGTGTTCATCCGACATGTTGATACTGAAAAGtagtatatctttatatatataattcttctgtacgtgtgtatgtcactgaactcctcttaaacaactagacggattttgatgaaactttttgtgtgtgttcaagaggatctgagaatggtttagattcacaattttgtccgctggacaaagtttttttaattaatcagacgtgtagacaggacaacgtctgtcgggtccgctagttttatatatttttaagtgtgggagagccatgcttaggcacgaattggacggctcaaccggagtgataccacggcctcacagtacaccgacgtgaaacgtgTTTCGTTGTACAAttgaggtaaccggaggcccaattcccaatcttcccaaccccgattccccaacaatcctttactttatttttgttgaacagTAAAATGGATAATGTAGtaaaaacagtataatactgtttttaacagtATGGTTGGCAACACTGGTTTGATGTGCTCATGTCTGAAATGCCACTGGCCAATCACAGAATCTCATGACCTCTCTTGACAGCGCTTGCTTTCATTCAAATGAATGTATCTTGCTTATGACCATGCAtacataaatgtaaattatgCACTCTTATTTGTGTTGAACAAGCATTTCATTCTacaaatctaattttaattcgtCGATCGTTCAACTGTGTACAAGGTAAACGTTCCAAtacgattaattaaaaaaacaatcacgTGCTCAGAGCCAATGCTTTCGGCATACGAATCATTAATGACGATGCTTAATAAGTTATATGTTGGTGGTTTTCCAAATATATCGAGTGGAAGGTTCTAGAGAAAACCACTAATGAAAAGAGATAAGCTGAAAGCTTTATACCATTACAATGAGACTTAATAGAATCAATTAAAGAATAGCGActataacatttaaaacatgCACGTTTGTCAAGTTTTTCAGACAAAGAAAGCATAAcgtatattaatttcatttttaaaattatcaatttcaCCGGAAACCaagaagtatttatttcatcttCGAGACGCAAAAGAGCCTGTCACCATAACACCTCATTAACATTTCCTTAAACATAACCCCTATATGCATAAGCTTTTTTTTGTGGGGTGTCTTCCCctaatctaatgacttctcccgccttgagtgaggcgagagggagtgtcagactcttactgactaaaaaccaccccgttcctactcctgcttcgagctggagccccagtaacctgttacgttgtccgcagctccggaatgcaTAAGCATACGAATAAAAACCACTAATCTATCTCAGATACAAAGATTTATCCGACCTCATTACTGACAACCGTGCGAGTTCTACTCAGGCAGCGGAACGGCAAGGCCGGCCCGTTCTGCTCACTAGTCGAGCGTTGACCAGCGGGCAAAGAACCCGAGCTTGTATCCATGGAGCTGTATGGCTCTTGTCAACTGGTTTTTTGTGCATCTTATCAATTTATCTCTTAACCTCCTAAGCTATAGGAGGAAAATGCTCTTTTGATTGAGAGAGTTAAGAGAATCGTGAAAAGGAGAGGTAATTATTTTTAGGTAGAGTTAGAgtagactgatcacctgatggtgagcaatcgccgccgcccatggacacttgaaactatccccgaatttaagggttgttggtgaatcggggcttgggaagattgggaagagagatagttgggccttcggtaacctcactcacacaacgcaaacgttgttgtttcacgtcagttttctgtgaggccgttgtatcattGGTCGACGcgacccattcgtaccgaagcatggctctccaacacttcaAGTGTATTCATATCtccctttttttaaatgattctccgccgtactcagagtcatttaatggttacttaacccagtccttagcaattagcaaatctaaggaatagtttaagtgatcattaaatatCACTGAGTGCGGCGGTTAATCAGCATCTATATCTTCAAGGATCTCTGTATTACATATGTTGTTTGAGATACAACATGTATTTTCGTAAGTGTTATTCCAGGTCACGGCCGACGTAGCTTAATAGCTCAATCCGTTTTGTAGTTGGAAGCGTAAATAAACATCTATCCATCAATCCACTCGACCACGCACTACATAAATTATGTTAGTAGaaataataaacagaaaatgaaaagaaaattagttATCAACATTTTAGAGTTCTTTCAAACAATCATTAGGTATGGTATAaacagagctgcggactaccaagcgggtttactggggctccggctcgaaaagcaggagtaggaacggggtggtttttagtcagtaagagtctgacactccctcttgcctcgcccaaggcgggagaagtcattgaatgattttccccctcaaaaaaagattCCTTTCAGATTATCCTATGCCATCAATACTACTATTAGCACACAaactacgtcacgccttttatccccgaaggggtaggcagaggtgaacattataCAATGTCGCTCTATTTGACGctataccagactccgtgctgtttttgagatattttcgaaaacccgaataagcccagtaatactttgcccaacacgggaatcgaactcaagaccTCTAGTCCCACTTGTGCAAAGAAGCAGTCACTATTAGCAATGTCTAATTATAAGGAaagtttagttatttattacttacttagttaTCATTGAGAGTGCGGTGAAATGTACATTTAACATGGCTTCTAAGAAAGCCATGATATCTACAGTAATGTCACCATTTAGTAACGCATTGTTCCCCGTGTAATAACCCCCGATCACCATTCACAATTAACTTGACCGAGAATGCATGCGGACGTGACGTCATTCGAACCGGTCTTTTTGTATCTGTACCGTAAAATATTGTGACATTTCTTTCCAGCCAGTACCTTAAGTAGTCGGTTAAAGTCATTAAGAatgtataaatgtttttttttttttatctaaatgcCATTTTCgtgtatttaaattatgtttaaaaatgatAACTAATTATTACTTCTTTGAATTCTATAATCGAATATCAACTATGTCAGTAGGTACTGCAAATAGGTATAATAAGTGACAGTCGTGTTTAGTACTATCACGATTAATTTTTCAGTCGTAACATAATCTAGAACATGACAGCTTTATTCTGTTTATTCAAGTTTTTATGATTTAGCCAGGTAAAGGTGACACAAtgcttgtattttttattggccACAAAACCCactattctataaataaacagacctacaataaaatatgcaattaGTGTAGCGTGTTCTGGCTAATGGCTACAGCCTTATCCGTGTACTTTATTACCATTGCCATTTATGTAGGTTTTCATTTTAGGTACAATAATATGAATGGACGAAAAACTGACCGCACTTAGGTGCTAATTTTCCTGATATGATAAAATCTAACCACtaagattaaaattaatcttatcaAATAGGTTGGTAGGAAATTACATCCTTTTTGGTGGTTAACCTCGTTAGGTTTCCGCCGAACTTgcgatagaaataaaaaaatataattttaaaataagaacgtCATGTCAAatgaatattgatttaaattttttttctatttttataaaacaaagatataattttaaaataagaacgtTATGTCAAATGAATCTTTATAAtctgtttttataaaacaaagatgGCTGAATGGTTGACAGATGACATTATGCAACTTGTAGcagtacaacgacctttagctGTTTGTTGCGTTGTAATGAATGGGAATCGGTTAAACGCTAAAGCAGTAGCGTTTTCAGAGAGAAATGTTTAAGTTAATGGTGTTTGACGGTGTGTAACGATTCAATGCTTCATAAATCCGGTGTGCTAATGTGGTACGGACCAAGTACCGCTCGTTCCACTTCCCAggcaaagaaaaaaaacaaaaggaaGTTATTAGAGAAATATAATTGTACTATGAGAAATTATAACTGTTGATACTTTTGATGTTTCTTCTCATAACTGTGAAACGATAAGGGATTAGCTAAATTTCTTTACCCAcctattacatttatataaacaaaaaaaaaaaaaatgcacctGACACGCCATCAGGGATGAAAAGACATGacgaaatgttttaaaaagataatttaaaaaaagaacaaaggaACAGTTCCCTATCCTGCCAGTACGTATATTGTTGCCAGATGTATCAATCCACTTTCTAGAGTTGCCCTATTAAAATATCCACAAGCACATTGGCACAATTAAGACTTTGTTTTTCCTTGAAAAGAAACATTATTGtatgtttaattaaacaatgtCATTGTGTGTTCGCTACTATGTATAGTTTACTTTCATTCACAAgactgtttatattttttttgttctttcgCGAGTTCGTTATATTCTGCTGTATGTGTGACAATATTCTTGGGCtttatagtataatataagtgtgggagagccatgcttcggctcgaccggagtgataccacggcctcatagaaaaacGCCGGGATGTTTCACGGTTGCGTTGTTTCGTTCTGTGAGCGAGGTTACTAAagacccaattactcccttccaaaattcccgattccccaacatcccttaaattttTCACCCCAAAAGCTggcggggattgcttaccattaggtgatacgtatgctagTTTACCGGTAAACCGGCATATACCAAAAACCTTATACTGTAAGGTTTTTGGGATAAGGTTATGAAAAACTTCTGATTTTACATAGCTATGTAACTTGACAACTTCATATCAGTTAATTCtcgtagtattttattattcttattccAGTAAGCAACCATAGTCACGTATTAAGCAAAGCTTTTATTACAGTTCATTTTATAACCTTacctacaacaaaataaatgtcttGTTAAACACAAAACGTGCtgttggataatgtaataaagttattaaaaaatatggctGTTACATGTAGTACTTCTACTCCTGTTGAAACtgacgaaaaaaaaactaggtGACAAGaacaatccggagctgcagactacctagcgggtttatcggggctccggctcgaaaagcaggagtaggaacggagtggtttttagtcagtaagagtctgacactccctcacacctcacccaaggcgggagaagtcattgaactttccccacttaaaaaaaaagcgaaaagtgcaaattaaaaaacaaatgtgaCCATAAACAATGTTGTATGGAAATAAATTGCGCGCCAATAGACGTACTCAAGTGTTGCCATTAAACAAAAGACAACTTTCGTctattaattcaaaatattaaatgttccTTTGTCAAAACATGAATGTATTGTTTGAAAATGATTTGTGTCAATGTCAACACGAGCCGCGTACAATTCATACGCAGTTGTTGTTAGTAATCGTTTTATTTACGcgttttattattgtaagtatCAATGGCCAGTGGCCGCCATGTCGTGACcgcttcaataataaaaaaaaaacgttaattttgaatattgttCTGTTATTGTGTCAATGTTGGGCGTAGATAGAGCCATATAAGCTCTTAAAGAATATTTATCcatattataaattgtatttatggAATTCAAAGAGCCAATATACTAAACAAACGTGCTAAAATCTttgaaatattaagattttggcaagtttttatataaaagtacaaggaaaactgtaaaaaatatgtaaataaagacATCTTCTTCACATCTTCGTCAGTCTATTCACCTCGGAACATTGGGCCAATATCACAACCACACTTTGTACCAATATTGGTTCCAACACCCATGTGCTACGCATCACAAGTATTACTCATACAAAACACatgatcataattatttattaccctTTATGAATCTCTACTCTTTGTATTCAATTAAAGATTACAAAGATGATACATGAGTCGTTTTGAGCGCAATACATAAATTGCGAAGCATGTTTTAACATAGATTTTAGATTTGAGGTAAACTACACTTGGTAGCAgagaaacggagccactagtttattttttgtcgtTTCTATGAACCCTCTATATCTTAAGAAATAGATAttcgttttacaacaaaatagtCTAATTTTAAAGGTAAACAAATTGTCTTTCATAAGACATAACGCATGTCTTACGAAAGACAATTTGTAAAATacttaccaattaataaaatacttgtatcagaaaatatttatcaagagaTGAAACAAAAACACTTGTAGTAGCTCAGTTTCTTTGCTACCAAGTGTAGCTACTGATGATGAGAtgcttttctattttaaaaatcgtGAAGTATTCTGAGTCAAAAATATGTACGTAATCGgaatacaaatatgtatgtatgtgtacagtacattgtacagtggcattacgtgccataatgtgcagatgcacctctGGCTATcctttcggagataaaaggcgtaacgttgttgttattgttgatatattcttattttatgaATTCCTTGGAACTTAGGTTTTCTTACCAAAATAGTCTGAAGTAATTTCTATATGCTAATCAGTAAAATCTGCATGCAGTACGTCTGTCTACCTGGGTAAGAGAACTAGGTTAAAACATCCAAAGTTTTACGAGATTTATGTATGAAAAGTTGCAGACGGATAACTTTGTATGACTTCCATTATTCTTGTATAACAGTGTTTGTAATTAACTTGTATGAGATCTAGTTTGAACGTTTGTTTGTTATGGTTACTGTCAAGAATTGCTGGATAGATTTCGATATAGTTTGTAGAAACTGCAAAACTGTAaagtgaatgtttttatttatttatttaccggATCAAACAGGGTCTAGtttcttattttagttttttcttatatttttaatggttgtctcacacttggattttctgctgtgtcgtgggtgcgtttattattatttgccatctattttttgttatattataaaactgatgTATGTCCTTTGCTAACAAGGAAGGGctcttaaatgacaaaaaacaacttcaaaactaaagat containing:
- the LOC118268714 gene encoding protein yippee-like isoform X4 — encoded protein: MWAASACCSRQAGEGGGSATAARTPVKTFQAYLPPAHRTYSCIHCRAHLASHDELISKSFQGSQGRAYLFNSVVNVGCGPAEERVLLTGLHAVADIYCECCKTMLGWKYEHAFESSQKYKEGKFIIELAHMVKENGWD
- the LOC118268714 gene encoding protein yippee-like isoform X2 yields the protein MAWLCLIYKRGWRDQSACARRGARARAAGDRRCSRLMWAASACCSRQAGEGGGSATAARTPVKTFQAYLPPAHRTYSCIHCRAHLASHDELISKSFQGSQGRAYLFNSVVNVGCGPAEERVLLTGLHAVADIYCECCKTMLGWKYEHAFESSQKYKEGKFIIELAHMVKENGWD
- the LOC118268714 gene encoding protein yippee-like isoform X3, coding for MRDGVTNRAGVAGEGGGSATAARTPVKTFQAYLPPAHRTYSCIHCRAHLASHDELISKSFQGSQGRAYLFNSVVNVGCGPAEERVLLTGLHAVADIYCECCKTMLGWKYEHAFESSQKYKEGKFIIELAHMVKENGWD
- the LOC118268714 gene encoding protein yippee-like isoform X1: MFLIKLRGWRDQSACARRGARARAAGDRRCSRLMWAASACCSRQAGEGGGSATAARTPVKTFQAYLPPAHRTYSCIHCRAHLASHDELISKSFQGSQGRAYLFNSVVNVGCGPAEERVLLTGLHAVADIYCECCKTMLGWKYEHAFESSQKYKEGKFIIELAHMVKENGWD